A single window of Watersipora subatra chromosome 9, tzWatSuba1.1, whole genome shotgun sequence DNA harbors:
- the LOC137404236 gene encoding fatty acid-binding protein, liver-like produces the protein MCELVKKLEGKWKQASVENFEAFMLAIGVNFALRKIGNHTSADEEWNLEGDVITLKISSTFKNKTLVFKLGEEIDEETMDGRKMKTTFTAEGDKLVHNQVGKPHNCTYTRYLEGDLLVLEMTVNAPTPVTATRKFKRA, from the exons ATGTGTGAACTAGTGAAGAAATTGGAAGGCAAATGGAAGCAAGCAAGCGTGGAGAACTTTGAGGCCTTCATGCTGGCTATCG GTGTCAATTTTGCATTGCGAAAAATTGGCAATCATACATCTGCCGATGAGGAATGGAACTTGGAAGGTGACGTAATAACATTGAAAATATCTTCAACTTTCAAAAACAAAACACTAGTTTTCAAACTTGGAGAGGAAATTGATGAAGAAACTATGGATGGTAGAAAGATGAAG ACAACCTTCACAGCGGAGGGTGACAAACTCGTTCACAACCAGGTCGGGAAACCCCATAACTGTACTTACACAAGATATCTCGAGGGAGACCTGCTGGTTTTG GAGATGACGGTGAACGCTCCAACCCCTGTCACGGCTACAAGAAAGTTCAAAAGAGCATAA